The following proteins come from a genomic window of Lolium rigidum isolate FL_2022 chromosome 5, APGP_CSIRO_Lrig_0.1, whole genome shotgun sequence:
- the LOC124657372 gene encoding protein MEI2-like 6: MAATSASRLDRPPAFPPFDVPVPYARGQLYSTKTPPFTLPRSCLLPPPPLPLACAGHGPVGCAYSAGSPPPFPPFPWATPPPLSPMRCSIAEIEESANAKAEVEDNFSPRSVLTPWRRATPAPASPPPLPLVVGGKRAFDPTSDKTSLMICNIPNSFVKRRFMSILDQHCAQENNNPEWRVVGFVRSEYDFLYLPIDFRTKYNKGYAFVNMTTATAARRLHAFLHGHSWASIGSAKVCEVVYADIQGVDSLSAHFSGSRFPCGGNKEYLPVRFGPPRDGHRQTVERVIGRAVPRPR, translated from the exons atggccgccacctccgcctcccgccTGGACCGCCCGCCCGCCTTTCCTCCCTTCGACGTCCCCGTGCCCTACGCCCGGGGCCAGCTCTACTCCACCAAGACCCCGCCTTTCACCCTGCCGCGCAgctgcctcctcccgccgcccccTCTGCCGCTGGCCTGCGCCGGCCACGGTCCCGTCGGCTGCGCCTACTCCGCCGGCTCGCCCCCGCCCTTCCCGCCCTTCCCGTGGgctacgccgccgccgctgtcgccgaTGCGCTGCAGCATCGCGGAGATCGAAGAGTCCGCCAACGccaaggcggaggtggaggataaCTTCTCCCCCCGCTCCGTCCTCACGCCCTGGAGGCGGGCCACCCCCGcccccgcctcgccgccgcccctgcctctCGTCGTCGGGGGCAAGCGAGCCTTCGACCCGACCAGCGACAAGACTTCTCTAATGATCTGCAATATCCCCAACAGCTTCGT GAAACGGAGGTTCATGTCCATCCTGGACCAGCATTGCGCCCAGGAGAACAACAACCCCGAGTGGCGCGTCGTCGGCTTCGTCAGATCGGAGTACGACTTCCTCTACCTCCCAATCGACTTCAG GACAAAGTACAACAAGGGCTACGCCTTCGTCAAcatgacgacggcgacggcggcgcggcgcctgCACGCCTTCCTCCACGGCCACAGCTGGGCCTCCATCGGCTCCGCCAAGGTCTGCGAGGTCGTGTACGCCGACATTCAG GGGGTGGACTCCCTGTCGGCGCACTTCTCCGGCTCCAGGTTCCCCTGCGGCGGCAACAAGGAGTACCTGCCGGTGCGCTTCGGCCCTCCCAGGGACGGCCACCGCCAGACGGTGGAGCGCGTCATCGGCCGCGCGGTGCCCCGTCCCCGCTGA